A genomic stretch from Terriglobales bacterium includes:
- a CDS encoding tetratricopeptide repeat protein yields MVLGFGFNKTKVLAAAEKYVQQGKLQNAINEYLKVAKEDPKELTVLNTIGDLYARLGQTEQAISYFKKVGDSYAGGGFTVKAIAMYKKITKLSNTSTDCILRMAELYTQQGLYSDARAHYMQVADLYMRVNELQQAAKIFQKMLELDPENAAMQSKLADLYLRLDKKDEARNIFFSAAQSLYQRGAHDSADEALGRVLRIEPTNTAALLLRGKIAVETGDSAAAVKHLEQIPNIDSRPEALTLLLKARLMTGNLGEAEPVAKKLLTVHNDPAGITAYAEALMTGGNFEGALRVYENYADRLLKGNAAATLRALHGSIARIKENPAALEMLLSLYQRAGESTNLGEVTELLAHAYVQTNQLAKARDLYQELAKMEPENALHMQHYRQMVSKLGEDPATRELSKEEGSQAFMVDELEITAPNLVQEYDELTGDAIKAALTDSELLDSYNMPQKAIDPLEAALPKAPRDARMNHRLASLYVRAGRYADAARCCSVLSEVYSEAGFADQATQYGEMATRYRARGPAEPVSAVAAAAEFAVEAPAAEPPPKAQPTHKEIDLSSEWESMAVAEPEPGTPEAEEAAKAKAAAAEAAAAEAAAKAAARAAPVASTVTDLLDEARFYISQGMWNEARSALAKAAESAPESTEIRDLRAQIEAGSVPAQVAPEPVAPVVEAAPPPPPPAGAAPPPAPQRQAAAAASTSALGDLVSDLESSLGDDFAVAEPPAPAKPAAKAPAAPPPAPPAAPAGAPVSAAAAAAEEKSVLSDLFEEFKEGVEEATPEDEDPQTHYNLGVAFKEMGLLDEAIGELQKVCRALDNGAEFSDRVQAYTWLANCFVEKGVPQASIKWFERAIKSPGVDEETRMAIRYEMGAAHEAAGDKKAALQQFMEVYGSNIDYRDVAERIKALRA; encoded by the coding sequence ATGGTGCTCGGTTTCGGTTTTAACAAGACGAAGGTCCTGGCGGCGGCGGAGAAGTACGTCCAGCAGGGCAAGCTGCAGAATGCCATCAACGAGTACCTGAAGGTCGCCAAGGAAGACCCCAAAGAGCTGACGGTGCTGAACACCATCGGCGACCTGTACGCGCGGCTGGGACAGACCGAGCAGGCCATCAGCTACTTCAAGAAGGTTGGCGATTCGTACGCGGGCGGCGGCTTCACGGTGAAAGCCATCGCCATGTACAAGAAGATCACCAAGCTCAGCAACACGTCGACCGACTGCATCCTGCGTATGGCTGAGCTTTACACGCAGCAGGGCCTCTACTCCGATGCGCGCGCGCATTACATGCAGGTGGCCGACCTGTACATGCGCGTCAACGAGCTGCAGCAGGCGGCGAAGATCTTCCAGAAGATGCTGGAACTGGATCCGGAGAACGCGGCCATGCAGTCGAAGCTGGCCGACCTCTACCTGCGTCTGGACAAAAAGGACGAAGCGCGCAACATCTTCTTCTCGGCGGCGCAGTCGCTGTATCAGCGCGGCGCGCACGATTCGGCCGACGAAGCGCTGGGCCGCGTGCTGCGCATCGAGCCCACGAACACGGCGGCGCTGCTGCTGCGCGGGAAGATTGCCGTTGAAACGGGCGACTCGGCCGCCGCCGTCAAGCACCTGGAGCAGATCCCCAACATTGATTCGCGTCCCGAAGCGCTCACTTTGCTGCTCAAGGCCAGGCTGATGACCGGCAACCTGGGCGAGGCCGAGCCGGTGGCCAAGAAGCTGCTCACGGTGCACAACGATCCGGCGGGCATCACCGCGTATGCCGAGGCGCTGATGACGGGCGGCAACTTCGAAGGCGCGCTGCGGGTTTACGAAAATTATGCCGACCGCCTGCTCAAGGGCAACGCGGCTGCGACCTTGCGGGCGCTGCACGGCTCGATCGCGCGCATCAAGGAGAATCCGGCGGCGCTGGAGATGCTGCTTTCGCTCTATCAGCGCGCCGGGGAGAGCACGAACCTGGGCGAGGTCACCGAGCTGCTGGCGCACGCTTACGTGCAGACCAACCAGCTCGCCAAGGCGCGCGACCTCTACCAGGAGCTGGCGAAGATGGAGCCGGAAAACGCGCTCCACATGCAGCACTATCGCCAGATGGTCTCCAAGCTCGGCGAAGACCCGGCCACGCGCGAGCTTTCCAAGGAAGAAGGCTCGCAGGCCTTCATGGTCGACGAGCTGGAGATCACCGCGCCGAACCTGGTGCAGGAGTACGACGAACTGACCGGCGATGCGATCAAGGCGGCGCTGACCGATTCCGAGCTGCTCGATTCCTACAACATGCCGCAGAAGGCGATCGATCCGCTGGAGGCGGCGCTGCCCAAGGCGCCGCGCGATGCACGCATGAACCACCGCCTGGCGTCGCTGTACGTGCGCGCGGGCCGGTACGCCGACGCGGCGCGCTGCTGCAGCGTGCTGAGCGAGGTCTACTCCGAGGCGGGATTTGCCGACCAGGCGACGCAGTACGGCGAGATGGCCACTCGCTATCGCGCGCGCGGGCCGGCCGAACCTGTGTCCGCCGTTGCCGCGGCGGCCGAGTTTGCCGTCGAGGCGCCGGCTGCCGAGCCGCCTCCGAAAGCCCAGCCGACGCACAAGGAAATCGATCTCTCCTCCGAGTGGGAGAGCATGGCCGTGGCCGAGCCCGAGCCGGGCACGCCCGAGGCGGAAGAAGCCGCCAAGGCCAAGGCGGCCGCCGCCGAAGCCGCCGCCGCCGAAGCCGCTGCGAAAGCCGCGGCCAGGGCCGCGCCGGTCGCTTCAACGGTCACCGATCTGCTCGACGAGGCGCGCTTTTACATTTCGCAGGGCATGTGGAACGAGGCGCGCTCGGCCCTGGCGAAGGCCGCTGAATCGGCGCCCGAGTCCACCGAAATTCGTGACCTGCGCGCACAGATCGAAGCCGGCAGCGTGCCGGCCCAGGTTGCACCGGAGCCGGTCGCCCCCGTTGTGGAAGCTGCGCCGCCTCCGCCACCACCGGCAGGCGCCGCGCCTCCGCCGGCTCCGCAGAGGCAGGCGGCCGCGGCGGCGTCGACCAGCGCGCTGGGAGATTTGGTTTCGGACCTGGAATCGTCGCTGGGCGACGACTTCGCCGTGGCCGAGCCGCCGGCTCCCGCCAAGCCGGCAGCGAAAGCGCCGGCCGCGCCTCCGCCGGCCCCGCCAGCGGCCCCTGCAGGGGCGCCGGTTTCAGCTGCGGCGGCAGCCGCGGAAGAGAAGTCGGTGCTCTCCGACTTGTTCGAGGAATTCAAAGAGGGCGTGGAAGAAGCCACACCCGAAGACGAAGATCCGCAAACGCACTACAACCTCGGGGTCGCCTTCAAGGAGATGGGGCTGCTGGACGAGGCCATCGGCGAGCTGCAAAAGGTGTGCCGCGCGCTCGACAACGGCGCCGAGTTCAGCGATCGGGTGCAGGCCTATACGTGGCTGGCCAACTGTTTCGTGGAAAAGGGCGTCCCACAGGCTTCCATCAAGTGGTTCGAGAGGGCGATCAAGTCCCCGGGGGTGGATGAAGAGACGCGCATGGCCATCCGCTACGAGATGGGAGCGGCGCACGAAGCGGCGGGCGACAAGAAAGCGGCCCTGCAGCAGTTCATGGAAGTGTACGGCAGCAACATCGACTACCGCGACGTGGCCGAGCGCATCAAGGCGCTGCGAGCGTAG